From a single Equus asinus isolate D_3611 breed Donkey chromosome 2, EquAss-T2T_v2, whole genome shotgun sequence genomic region:
- the HOMEZ gene encoding homeobox and leucine zipper protein Homez isoform X2, with protein MQPIVDFSRDPRSQWPAQCVPPVPSCLRPPIGTRATVAPPPEPAPPIRPASNSREQGWASRRALGGGGVQSRSRPSSRVGSEQAAPGGKPTPTPEAPLPFLPLSPRGPWCEAGSRRPGRTALSLKGTNQKTPCLLIKRPAVLIAPPRGSSASLQSPRNSSLCGPKQPRPVLANGATATSKPLQPLGCTPQPRSPNEQALPPHLEPAWPQGLRHNSVPGRVGPAEYPSPDMQRQRKTKRKTKEQLAILKSFFLQCQWARREDYYKLEQITGLPRPEIIQWFGDTRYALKHGQLKWFRDNAVPGAPSFQDSAIPTPPPSTRSLNEWAETPPLPTPPPPPDIRPLERYWAAHQQLRERDIPQLSQASRLSTQQVLDWFDSRLPEPAEVVVCLDEEEEEEEEELPEDEDEEEEEEEEDDDDDDDVIIQD; from the exons ATGCAGCCAATAGTCGACTTCAGCCGAGACCCACGCAGCCAATGGCCGGCCCAGTGCGTTCCGCCCGTACCCTCCTGCCTGCGCCCACCAATCGGAACTCGGGCCACCGTGGCACCGCCCCCAGAGCCCGCCCCACCCATCCGCCCCGCCTCCAATTCgcgggagcagggctgggctAGCCGGCGCGCTCTCGGTGGCGGGGGGGTGCAGTCCCGGTCCCGGCCCTCATCGCGGGTGGGCTCGGAGCAGGCCGCACCGGGCGGGAAGCCCACTCCTACCCCGGAGGCCCCCCTGCCCTTTCTCCCCCTTTCCCCCCGCGGCCCATGGTGCGAGGCTGGGAGCCGCCGCCCGGGCCGGACCGCG CTATCTCTGAAGGGCACAAATCAGAAAACACCATGCCTCCTAATAAAGAGGCCAGCAGTCTTAATAGCTCCCCCGCGGGGCTCATCTGCCTCCCTCCAATCTCCGAGGAACTCCAGCTTGTGTGGACCCAAGCAGCCCAGACCA gTACTGGCTAATGGAGCTACCGCCACCTCTAAACCCCTCCAGCCACTGGGCTGTACCCCACAACCACGGTCACCCAATGAACAGGCACTACCCCCACATCTGGAGCCAGCCTGGCCTCAGGGGCTAAGGCATAACTCAGTACCAGGTAGGGTTGGCCCTGCAGAGTACCCTTCCCCAGATATGCAACGCCAGCGAAAGACCAAGCGCAAAACCAAAGAACAGCTGGCTATCCTCAAGTCGTTTTTTTTACAATGCCAATGGGCACGGCGGGAGGATTACTATAAATTAGAACAGATCACTGGTTTACCTCGGCCAGAGATCATTCAGTGGTTTGGTGACACACGCTATGCCTTGAAGCATGGGCAACTAAAATGGTTTCGGGACAACGCAGTCCCTGGTGCCCCTAGTTTCCAGGACTCAGCAATTCCCACACCACCGCCTTCAACTCGCTCCTTGAATGAATGGGCTGAGACACCACCTCTGccaactcccccacccccaccggaTATACGACCCTTGGAGAGGTACTGGGCAGCCCACCAACAGCTACGGGAAAGAGACATCCCTCAACTGAGTCAGGCGTCAAGGCTTAGCACCCAGCAGGTACTGGATTGGTTTGACTCTCGATTACCTGAGCCAGCTGAGGTGGTGGTTTGTCtagatgaagaggaggaagaggaggaggaagaactgCCAGAAGATGAggatgaagaagaggaggaggaggaggaagacgacGACGATGATGATGACGTGATCATACAGGACTGA
- the HOMEZ gene encoding homeobox and leucine zipper protein Homez isoform X1 gives MVRGWEPPPGPDRAISEGHKSENTMPPNKEASSLNSSPAGLICLPPISEELQLVWTQAAQTSELDGNEHLLQTFSNFPYPSLADIALLCLRYGLQMEKVKTWFMAQRLRCGISWSSEEIEETRARVVYHRDQLHFKSLLSFTHHAGRPPEEVPPSPVPPPEQVGLAIVPLNLSEPTQMKGLKVEPEESSQPLSHQKAKEPLMAPGSGAFPHQSNFWQDLQSSGLSREQAGRGLDQSHGLGTASWNHSTTVHQPHARDKPPPISLLASSCKQESASNMTPSSSSTSSSSFQVLANGATATSKPLQPLGCTPQPRSPNEQALPPHLEPAWPQGLRHNSVPGRVGPAEYPSPDMQRQRKTKRKTKEQLAILKSFFLQCQWARREDYYKLEQITGLPRPEIIQWFGDTRYALKHGQLKWFRDNAVPGAPSFQDSAIPTPPPSTRSLNEWAETPPLPTPPPPPDIRPLERYWAAHQQLRERDIPQLSQASRLSTQQVLDWFDSRLPEPAEVVVCLDEEEEEEEEELPEDEDEEEEEEEEDDDDDDDVIIQD, from the exons ATGGTGCGAGGCTGGGAGCCGCCGCCCGGGCCGGACCGCG CTATCTCTGAAGGGCACAAATCAGAAAACACCATGCCTCCTAATAAAGAGGCCAGCAGTCTTAATAGCTCCCCCGCGGGGCTCATCTGCCTCCCTCCAATCTCCGAGGAACTCCAGCTTGTGTGGACCCAAGCAGCCCAGACCAGTGAGCTGGATGGCAATGAACACTTGCTACAAACCTTCAGCAACTTTCCCTATCCCAGTCTAGCAGATATTGCCCTTCTCTGTCTACGCTATGGGctgcagatggagaaagtcaagacTTGGTTCATGGCCCAGCGCCTCCGCTGTGGCATTAGCTGGTCAtctgaagaaatagaagagaCTCGAGCCCGAGTGGTCTACCATCGGGACCAACTCCATTTCAAATCCCTTCTCTCTTTTACTCATCATGCAGGGCGGCCCCCAGAGGAGGTGCCTCCTTCTCCAGTGCCACCTCCAGAACAAGTTGGTCTTGCAATAGTGCCCCTGAATCTTAGCGAGCCCACCCAGATGAAAGGATTAAAGGTAGAGCCTGAGGAGTCCTCACAGCCACTGAGTCACCAGAAAGCAAAGGAGCCCCTGATGGCACCTGGCAGTGGGGCATTCCCCCACCAATCAAATTTTTGGCAGGATCTTCAAAGTAGTGGCCTCTCTAGGGAGCAGGCAGGCAGGGGTCTTGACCAGTCACATGGCCTAGGTACTGCTTCCTGGAACCACTCCACAACCGTCCACCAGCCACATGCTCGGGATAAGCCCCCACCAATCTCATTACTTGCCAGTAGTTGTAAGCAGGAGTCAGCATCTAATATgactccttcttcttcctctacctcttcttcctctttccaggTACTGGCTAATGGAGCTACCGCCACCTCTAAACCCCTCCAGCCACTGGGCTGTACCCCACAACCACGGTCACCCAATGAACAGGCACTACCCCCACATCTGGAGCCAGCCTGGCCTCAGGGGCTAAGGCATAACTCAGTACCAGGTAGGGTTGGCCCTGCAGAGTACCCTTCCCCAGATATGCAACGCCAGCGAAAGACCAAGCGCAAAACCAAAGAACAGCTGGCTATCCTCAAGTCGTTTTTTTTACAATGCCAATGGGCACGGCGGGAGGATTACTATAAATTAGAACAGATCACTGGTTTACCTCGGCCAGAGATCATTCAGTGGTTTGGTGACACACGCTATGCCTTGAAGCATGGGCAACTAAAATGGTTTCGGGACAACGCAGTCCCTGGTGCCCCTAGTTTCCAGGACTCAGCAATTCCCACACCACCGCCTTCAACTCGCTCCTTGAATGAATGGGCTGAGACACCACCTCTGccaactcccccacccccaccggaTATACGACCCTTGGAGAGGTACTGGGCAGCCCACCAACAGCTACGGGAAAGAGACATCCCTCAACTGAGTCAGGCGTCAAGGCTTAGCACCCAGCAGGTACTGGATTGGTTTGACTCTCGATTACCTGAGCCAGCTGAGGTGGTGGTTTGTCtagatgaagaggaggaagaggaggaggaagaactgCCAGAAGATGAggatgaagaagaggaggaggaggaggaagacgacGACGATGATGATGACGTGATCATACAGGACTGA
- the HOMEZ gene encoding homeobox and leucine zipper protein Homez isoform X3, with translation MQPIVDFSRDPRSQWPAQCVPPVPSCLRPPIGTRATVAPPPEPAPPIRPASNSREQGWASRRALGGGGVQSRSRPSSRVGSEQAAPGGKPTPTPEAPLPFLPLSPRGPWCEAGSRRPGRTAVLANGATATSKPLQPLGCTPQPRSPNEQALPPHLEPAWPQGLRHNSVPGRVGPAEYPSPDMQRQRKTKRKTKEQLAILKSFFLQCQWARREDYYKLEQITGLPRPEIIQWFGDTRYALKHGQLKWFRDNAVPGAPSFQDSAIPTPPPSTRSLNEWAETPPLPTPPPPPDIRPLERYWAAHQQLRERDIPQLSQASRLSTQQVLDWFDSRLPEPAEVVVCLDEEEEEEEEELPEDEDEEEEEEEEDDDDDDDVIIQD, from the exons ATGCAGCCAATAGTCGACTTCAGCCGAGACCCACGCAGCCAATGGCCGGCCCAGTGCGTTCCGCCCGTACCCTCCTGCCTGCGCCCACCAATCGGAACTCGGGCCACCGTGGCACCGCCCCCAGAGCCCGCCCCACCCATCCGCCCCGCCTCCAATTCgcgggagcagggctgggctAGCCGGCGCGCTCTCGGTGGCGGGGGGGTGCAGTCCCGGTCCCGGCCCTCATCGCGGGTGGGCTCGGAGCAGGCCGCACCGGGCGGGAAGCCCACTCCTACCCCGGAGGCCCCCCTGCCCTTTCTCCCCCTTTCCCCCCGCGGCCCATGGTGCGAGGCTGGGAGCCGCCGCCCGGGCCGGACCGCG gTACTGGCTAATGGAGCTACCGCCACCTCTAAACCCCTCCAGCCACTGGGCTGTACCCCACAACCACGGTCACCCAATGAACAGGCACTACCCCCACATCTGGAGCCAGCCTGGCCTCAGGGGCTAAGGCATAACTCAGTACCAGGTAGGGTTGGCCCTGCAGAGTACCCTTCCCCAGATATGCAACGCCAGCGAAAGACCAAGCGCAAAACCAAAGAACAGCTGGCTATCCTCAAGTCGTTTTTTTTACAATGCCAATGGGCACGGCGGGAGGATTACTATAAATTAGAACAGATCACTGGTTTACCTCGGCCAGAGATCATTCAGTGGTTTGGTGACACACGCTATGCCTTGAAGCATGGGCAACTAAAATGGTTTCGGGACAACGCAGTCCCTGGTGCCCCTAGTTTCCAGGACTCAGCAATTCCCACACCACCGCCTTCAACTCGCTCCTTGAATGAATGGGCTGAGACACCACCTCTGccaactcccccacccccaccggaTATACGACCCTTGGAGAGGTACTGGGCAGCCCACCAACAGCTACGGGAAAGAGACATCCCTCAACTGAGTCAGGCGTCAAGGCTTAGCACCCAGCAGGTACTGGATTGGTTTGACTCTCGATTACCTGAGCCAGCTGAGGTGGTGGTTTGTCtagatgaagaggaggaagaggaggaggaagaactgCCAGAAGATGAggatgaagaagaggaggaggaggaggaagacgacGACGATGATGATGACGTGATCATACAGGACTGA